One Flavobacterium sp. J372 genomic region harbors:
- a CDS encoding MarC family protein, which produces MNFDWREMFTVSMVLFAVIDIVGSVPIIVDLRNKLGHIQSEKASIVALIIMVAFLFVGEEILKLIGIDANSFAVAGSFVLFFLALEMILGIRLYKEDNPSTASIVPIAFPIIAGAGTMTTILSLRAEYEKINIIIAIALNVIIVFAVLKSSAKIEKALGVNGLGVIRKVFGVVLLAIAVKLFASNVKQLFL; this is translated from the coding sequence ATGAATTTCGACTGGAGAGAAATGTTTACCGTGAGCATGGTGCTTTTTGCCGTGATAGATATTGTGGGCAGCGTACCTATTATAGTTGACCTACGCAACAAACTTGGCCATATACAAAGCGAAAAGGCTTCAATAGTTGCTTTAATCATTATGGTGGCGTTCCTGTTTGTTGGTGAAGAGATACTGAAGCTTATCGGGATTGATGCCAACTCGTTTGCCGTGGCGGGTTCGTTTGTACTTTTCTTCCTGGCGCTCGAGATGATACTCGGTATACGCCTTTACAAAGAAGATAATCCAAGCACAGCATCAATCGTACCTATTGCTTTCCCAATCATCGCGGGTGCCGGCACAATGACGACAATATTATCTTTAAGAGCTGAATACGAAAAGATTAACATTATAATTGCCATAGCGCTTAATGTGATTATTGTGTTCGCAGTACTTAAGTCTTCAGCAAAAATTGAGAAAGCATTAGGTGTAAACGGCCTTGGCGTAATCCGCAAAGTATTTGGGGTTGTGCTGTTAGCTATTGCTGTTAAATTATTCGCATCTAATGTTAAACAATTGTTTCTTTAG
- a CDS encoding DUF3109 family protein: MFQLGKTIVSEDILEKDFVCNLSACHGGCCVDGDAGAPLNEEETRILEEIYPLVKPFLRPEGIAAIEAQGTWVTGTDGDLETPLIDNKDCAYVIFDGKTALCGIEQAYNQGIVSWKKPVSCHLYPIRVKDFTEFAAVNYDRWDICNPACALGKELEVPVYKFVREALIRRFREDWYAELEKVAAELKEQPAQRRR, translated from the coding sequence ATGTTTCAACTGGGTAAAACAATAGTGTCTGAAGACATACTGGAGAAAGATTTTGTGTGCAACCTTTCGGCATGCCATGGCGGCTGCTGTGTTGACGGCGATGCAGGAGCACCCCTTAATGAAGAGGAAACCCGCATTCTTGAAGAGATCTATCCACTGGTAAAACCATTCCTGCGCCCGGAAGGGATTGCTGCTATTGAGGCCCAGGGCACATGGGTTACCGGGACTGACGGCGACCTTGAAACACCGCTCATTGATAATAAAGACTGTGCGTACGTAATATTTGACGGAAAAACCGCCCTGTGCGGAATAGAACAGGCCTACAACCAGGGCATCGTAAGCTGGAAAAAACCCGTTTCATGCCACTTGTACCCAATCAGGGTAAAGGACTTCACCGAATTTGCGGCGGTAAATTATGACAGGTGGGACATTTGCAACCCAGCCTGCGCCCTTGGTAAAGAACTTGAAGTACCGGTGTATAAATTTGTACGCGAGGCGCTGATACGCCGCTTTAGGGAAGATTGGTATGCTGAACTTGAAAAAGTGGCTGCCGAACTGAAAGAACAACCTGCGCAACGCAGGCGTTAA
- a CDS encoding retropepsin-like aspartic protease has protein sequence MKNLYDTLKDKGYKKISFKISKTQHLRIKAKINGIEGDFILDTGASNSCVDFEGIEHFKLNALDSETKAAGAGGVGMLTKSSFENMLQMGRWKTDALSLVIFDMSHVNEALRLYKARPVHGIIGADVLLQGKAIIDYYNHCLYLKQ, from the coding sequence ATGAAAAACCTGTACGATACCCTTAAAGATAAAGGCTACAAAAAAATCAGCTTTAAAATTTCTAAGACCCAGCACCTGCGAATAAAGGCTAAGATTAACGGGATAGAAGGCGATTTTATTCTTGATACCGGGGCATCAAACAGTTGCGTTGATTTTGAGGGTATTGAACATTTTAAGCTAAACGCGCTCGACTCTGAAACCAAAGCTGCCGGAGCAGGCGGTGTAGGGATGCTCACAAAATCTTCGTTTGAAAATATGCTGCAGATGGGGCGCTGGAAAACCGACGCGCTGAGCCTTGTTATTTTCGATATGTCGCATGTAAATGAAGCGCTTCGGCTTTACAAAGCAAGGCCTGTACATGGTATAATTGGGGCTGATGTGCTGCTTCAGGGCAAAGCGATCATAGACTATTACAACCATTGCCTCTACCTGAAGCAATAA